A genomic stretch from Erigeron canadensis isolate Cc75 chromosome 9, C_canadensis_v1, whole genome shotgun sequence includes:
- the LOC122583799 gene encoding protein SODIUM POTASSIUM ROOT DEFECTIVE 1-like, producing MDSIVLEDQPCSSSSTTFGVEGDGGGRAIDRHNPIIRGEKRLGHQGGHILFPSSSTITITSTTCTTDQAYLDDLPNLTPDHVDSGDHKKKNVAYAAEDHNEVINNPESSSRFLLSHDDDATFNYSSSDHQLGHISQPPQPHGPLDSQKGNPSKNKLDDDHSVVLPSSPPPKPLIMANNNNYEASKHRDNSMFSATPKSPNLVSVPPPQQPSPPSSHQVVVLEVSLHCRGCERKMKKHISKIEGVTSFKIEFAAKKVTVVGDVTPLAVLTSVLKVKNAKLLTPATISS from the exons ATGGATTCTATTGTTCTTGAAGATCAGCCTTGTTCCTCTAGCTCCACCACTTTTGGGGTTGAAGGGGATGGTGGTGGTCGAGCAATTGACCGTCATAACCCCATCATTCGAGGTGAAAAAAGACTCGGTCATCAAGGCGGCCATATACTATTTCCTTCTAGCTCTACTATTACCATCACCTCCACCACTTGTACAACGGACCAAGCCTACCTTGACGACCTCCCTAACCTTACACCTGATCACGTGGATAGCGGCGATCACAAGAAAAAGAATGTTGCATATGCTGCTGAGGATCATAATGAGGTTATTAATAACCCGGAAAGCTCTTCAAGGTTCTTGTTAAGTCATGATGACGACGCTACGTTCAATTACTCATCTTCAGATCATCAATTGGGTCATATTTCGCAGCCACCACAACCTCATGGGCCTCTTGATTCACAAAAGGGAAATCCAAGTAAAAACAAATTAGATGATGATCATTCAGTAGTCCTGCCCTCTtctcctccacccaaacctctGATAATggctaataataacaattatgaGGCTTCCAAACACCGCGACAACTCAATGTTTTCTGCTACCCCTAAATCACCTAATTTGGTGTCAGTTCCGCCACCACAGCAACCATCGCCTCCCTCTTCCCACCAAGTTGTGGTCCTAGAAGTATCACTGCACTGTAGAGGTTGTGAAAGGAAAATGAAAAAACATATCTCCAAGATTGAAG GGGTAACATCCTTCAAAATAGAATTTGCGGCCAAAAAGGTGACGGTTGTCGGAGACGTGACACCGCTAGCGGTTCTAACTAGCGTGTTAAAGGTCAAAAATGCAAAACTATTGACGCCGGCAACTATATCATCATGA